The Drosophila innubila isolate TH190305 chromosome 2L unlocalized genomic scaffold, UK_Dinn_1.0 4_B_2L, whole genome shotgun sequence genome segment tgcgtgagtgtgtgaatgtgaatatATAGGATGTGAGTGTTTACGAATAAGGTATTGGACGCTTGTGGGCTTTGGCGTGGAGGCATCTGCAATCGTGCTGCAGTTGAAGCATCAATGTAAATATGTTAACATAATGCAATTTGCAAGCGTTTATTAGAGCTATATTCGTGTTTTATCATTCCCAATGGAATCTAAGAAAAGAATCTAATTAACCTTATGAACAACAGATACTATAAATAGAGCTTGTTAAAACTTGTACTTTCAATTAGCTTGTACTTAAGTCTCATCTCTCTTTGTTCaacaattgattgatttttttttcttggaaATTACAAGAGTAGCTAACTATATAACATGTATACGCaggttttatttaaagaaaaattacttGCTTGGTGGATttggattttaataaatattagttatttgtacattttatacaataaatattatatatttttttctttttcttaatttagaaatgattttaatgtatttcaatatatttttaatttcataaaatttctgAACAAACTTTTTGATATGTGCAAGGTTTTGATAAATTTCAGGAACACATTTCAATGTCTTTTGGGttgcttgagatttaaaaaacatgacagtatattttctattttctaatGAAAACAactacattattttaatattgtagtCTCCGCAAATCGGAATTACATCCTAATACAAAATTACTTTACTCAACTTTATGAAAAGCTAAATGATTTGTAAATGAAATGTGATGAGTTAagctattattaattatatattttttgacaatAAGACACATAATTAGGAGCGTTCCGAAtacttaaacaattaaaattaacctcttcaacatttttaaatattagacatacatttttttttatataaaaattcttgcaaaattaataaataaacaaaaatatagagAAACATATTCATGCATATTTAGAATTCATTTACGCAGAAAAAGGTATTATAAAAGAgtgataatttattaaatagatctaagtaaactaaaaaaaaaaaaaacaattaagagAAGGGTAGTCATTGTGTACGATTTCTCGGCTTAAGCTGTGACCTGAAAAATGTCTGAGAGGATTTCgattttatatgtttgtggTTGCCTGCTAGGTGTGTGGTGCATTGGACTGGGCGGTGGCTGTGGCGGCAGTGTTATGTGTGGGTGGCTGGTGGTTTTAGCATACAAAAATTTGCCACTTACCACGTTTTggaaaacacaacaacatcaaataagtttgctttgttttctctctatttttactgtttgttttccattttgggttaattttgtttttttcttttgagggtacaaaaattgcattttgagtacaaaaaattgttgtgaTTGATACAGCTGTTTTTATTTAggtatttatgttttattcatgtattcatttcatttgtcaTTTGGGTTATCAAGAGTTTTACACTTTACAATTGTAATTGTGAGTGAATTGTTGtgagttgtttgttttttattaataattatttttgttttgcatctTTTAGTTTCTGTTAATTTGGTTGCTTGGTTGGTTGGTtttgtttagattttttttttttttttttttttttggttgttgaGGTTAGTTAGTACATACGAAAGACTTCATAGGGCGCAGGCGGAACACTGTAGTTTGTTCGAACGGgttatgtaaataaacaaatgcagaaatgcaacaatttgtaaatcataaataaaacacacacgtatgtaatataaacaaaaatgaacGTTGATAGACATTCAAGAGCTGATCTGTATGTATCGATGTATAGATGAGGCTTGTGTAACTGCAACtggttcattttatttatttttgtagggTTCGCAACactaaaacatatatatatagatatatatttataggtaTTCATAAGTAGTATGTATAGTTTATAGTTGATTCACataatagatttttatttttgtggtagagagaaagagagagtaaaCATTGCATACAAAATACTTTAGTTGAAAAATTCCTCTACTACAAAGAAGTTATTATTTgatacgagtatgtatatatgtattagatataaatatatagatatatttataaagtcatgcgtttatttttttgaggcagcaaaagataaatttacactgagagatagagagaaagatgcttaaaatatacatGAGCAACGATGAGATTTTATATAGTTGCCTTTCCCCTCTCCTTATTACTTAATTACATTCTTGTTTTGTATGCATAATTTTCAAGCACTTAATTCTGACAGCAGACACTCGCAGTCGAGAGCTGGGATCTCTCGACCAGGACATTACCATAATTACGCTGGCACGCACAGCAAAGTACACAGACAAGCGGACAGACAAGTGCACGAAAaataaccacacacacacacacacatacacttatatacaaaatcttacatacacatacatatgcagaACATTTAGTTTATGACGCCATTTTTTGTGCTCTCATTTTGTGTTAGTTGCCCGCTTGTTCACCTTTCGTTGTTCTGTTCTTTATTCAACACATAATTTTAAGTCACACATTCATTTGGACATgtacacgtgtgtgtgtgtgtgtttctttaTTAACCTGAAATACGCTAACCAACTTGCAGGAAAGTTCTCAACTAAACAGTGCCGCTCAGCGTGGACTAGTTGAAAGAAAAAACCGTTTTTAAGTCGgagtaaaatgtttttcttaatttcaacttttattttaagactttacTACTTAACTAAGAAATGTGGCCCGCTTGGCacagttaaaattattgatgATAGATTTAAGCtgagtaaaattaatttcttgaaCTACATAACCAGCTAAATTAGTGAACTAAAATATGGCGCACAACCAggataaaagttaattaataatattacaaatttaagctGAGAGTAAAagctacaaaatatataattatgtaaatttctataagttatttaaaattttttatcatctaTCTCAACATTTCTCTAAggaaactgaaaccgaaaatgaaaataaaaagaacttCTGCATTgatataaagtaaataatgaaaaaaaatatatttctagaAGTGACATGCACTATTTGAAAGCAGACTACTCAAGTTATAAAAGCCCCAATATTTAGATTGTACGTAGAATCTCCCATTATACACTCGCTATGCTATAACCATAACACATAACTTTTGTTGTAACGAACAGGATTTGAGCAGAcacatttaacaaataatacgACGATGACCATTTGCTGAGAACTGTTTTAATACGTGGATGGGAATAACGagatttgaatttgtatttgcttgTGTGCGTGACTGTGAATGTTGATGTGTTTTATTGGGCGTGGGTGAGCTGCATTGCAATGGCAGTGATGCGACCTTAAGGTCAATATGGACACTTACCCAGTGCGTCTATCATGCGGCGTCGTGGGCGGCGTACAGGGTGAACTAGCCTCACTGAAGGAGTTGCCCAGGGAGGCGCATTGTCGCTTCTTTACAGCGTGCAGTAAATTTAATGTGGAACGGCTTAGGCTCGGCTTGATTGTCTGCAAACAGATTGAAGCTAGTGCACACAAGTGGGGGATTGGGTTTGGGTATGGTGGCACTTACACTGAAACAGGGACCACGCAGCTCGCGCAAGTCGATGCTGCGAAATAGATCGCATAGGACTAGGTCCTCAACGGAGGGGCATACACCGCTAGGCGGCTCAAAGATAAGACCCAATATTTCCAGGACCTGTGCAAAATTACCGTGTTTATAAGTAATGCGATTGTGTCGATTGTGAATTTCTGCTTACCTGGCCAATTTGTGGATAATGCTGCAGCTCCATTTCAAGCACCCGGACGGATGGTTTCGGTGTGGTCAGCTCCTGACCGGTGCACATTTCATAGAGCAGATGGCCAAAGCACACAATGTCGACATTCTCGATTTCTGTTACAGAACGCGACCACGTCACGGCATTGTTGCGCGAACTGACTCCCAGCAGGCCATTCTCAATGCCTGATAACCTGCAAAaaagacaaagaaaaaaaatgggtaaGCAAACGACCGTCAAAGGATGAAACCGCAAAgaaaatgcataattaaatgttgaCCCTTCCATTTTCGCATAATGACAACACTCATTACAATTCGCCACACTTTTCTGGTTGGACAACATATGTGAATATGTTATAATCCTAACCTCATTACGGAGTAAGAGTTCCAGCCAATGACAAATATAAGTGTTCCAAATGATACTTAGTTGGTATTTTCTTTGGTAAATCATTTCCAAAATGCGTATTAATGCAAACTTTAGTGCAATCCTTTGCATATATATCCTAGTGTGACAGTTTTTCACTTTATGGCTCACAAACCCAATTAGTTTAAGATTACAATCACAGGAAAATAACACCATTGGTTACTGTAATTcgaatgaaaataattatttaaatgccatTGCTAACAGCTGGCTATGTAATTTGGCTCAGGtgaactttaaactttaatcaacttctagggtatactttatatataggcttcataatggcgtatatacaAAAACGCCCTAACACGCCCACATTGTCGGACGAATATTTTGCAGCATTTATATGAAAACGGTAAAATGCTAAAAGGGTTTTTTCCTCTTTATTTTCCACAGCCATTCAGTGTTTCTGTTCAGAATGTGTGTGCAAGATATACACGCTCTGTCGCCTAACCTGAATCGCATATATGTAAACTGTTGGGTTATGGGACAAAAAGGTAATTTTAGATGCATTTATAATGCTTTGAAAATAGGCAGCGATTTTGttgaattgcttttaatttgccaTTTATTGTGTTGGTACAAATATTTGATGtgcttttgaaattattttttattctgtaCCGAGAATTCTTAATTGCAAcgcattttttaaacaatctATGTAATTTTGATGTCGAAAAACTCGATGAAAAATCGATTAggcaaattaatttacagtCTAGTGATTGCTGAGAACTCACCTGGCTGCGCCGTTCTGTAGAATGACATTGCCGCTGTGTAGGTGACCATGAAGTGGAAAACCGCGCTCCTTTAGGAAAAGCAATGCCTCCAGAATCTGACGGCCCAGACGTTGCACTTGGCTAACAGGCAGGCCATTCGGTTTTTTTGTGTACTTGCGCGCCCAAGGCTCGTTCCACTGGGCCTAATATAATAAGGATATTGGTATAATTTGGTTCTGTTTTTCCAAAAGTAGCTCACCTTAAAGATGAGATCCTTGAGACTGCCGCGCGAATTAAAGGGCGTCACTAGGCAGGCATAATTATGCGAGCTATTGCGCAAGAAGCCCAAATCGAGCACGGGATAAATATACGGATGATGCAGTGATCCCAATAGCTCCATAAGTATATCCCTTGCACTCTCATTGGGCGGCAGATCCTCAAAGGCCACACAATCTGTAGGCAGAGGCAGGAGAGTCAACAAACGATCCGTGCGTaccttaaattaaaagaatgaaatgagttatttatattttcaaatattattttatttaagacatcacatttaaaatattcagatGTAGAAGAATTAAAAACCTAAATTACATTATGTTGgggaaaatgtaaataatttataattggaCTTTGTCGAACTCACCGATGCATCGTTGACCAGAAACCAGTTCTTGCCGTGCCTTGAGCCAATCTCATCCAGATGTGCAATCACCTCGTAACGCCCATTGGCGCTCTGTATCCACTCCTGTGTGGCATTCAATGCCCGTTCCCGTTGGGCTCGCTCTCGAGGACTGCGCTCCACAATGCCATTGCCGCTGTCCAGCGCCGAGTATTGATACTTGATGTTGTTGGGTCTGCAAGTTGTTACAGGAAATTAGTCTGttcatattttgaaatatttcaattttctgcTTAACAGTTTTTAGTTGAGCGCATACAGGAAAGTAATTCAAACTATGAAAATTCAAAGAGTTACTATAAAAACTATTCATGGACATGTCTTTAAACATTATCGGCATTCATGATATTAGGTATTATGATTTATGTACATTATTTAAGAGCTCATTAAATTccaattgtatttattaagctCCACTTCTTTTTTCCCCCCTTTTTAATGCGCATCGGGTTGTTCTCAATTGCTCAacttatttacataaaacGACCACACtgcaaaattcaacaaaaccaaaaaaaaaaaaggagaagataaagcatttcaatttgcaatgtTCCCTCGTGACCCGTTGTTGTTATGCAATCcccttttgctttatttatttagcaatgCATTcacagattttaattaaataaatgcgaaCAAATTAGATTACcgctttaattttgataattaaaattttatttattcgaaTCGTTTAGTTTTCATCTCAAGTCAGTACTTTAAGTCCTCAAcatttaataatgattaaataattaagtaaaaaatctatttatcagattttttttcatttgttattgCTCTCATCACATTCCAATTTCTTGTGTAGATTCTTCAGGGACAATCGAAATAGCGGATGTTTCACCAACATGAACAACACTTGTCCAAACCATTTTAAGCAAATGCATTGTCACTTGCCACATGACAATTGTTGCACAATTTAGAAAGTTTTGGCTATAAACAAGGTTCTGGCATGCCATTGACATGCTAGCCACATTCAAATTGAACACCgaagtataataaaaacttgttgaaaaataattttcagaaCAGGTGAAGTCCTCAAACTTAACC includes the following:
- the LOC117779986 gene encoding slowpoke-binding protein isoform X1; its protein translation is MQDTCSEVAPPTLQSQEPELIISCRRQQQQQQQQQQQHHKQQQQHPQTAKPIQPAVQKIITRSQSSTSSSTHAAVHQLKQQQSLPNPLPQLQQATGEPHLSSHSHPNHHNHPHASKSVSILVYKTLNTVFKSSRKIIVRVCEVATTKKSFTMFKFNKAAQQQRLDNRASAVTGHDQFVRPPVPEKKVRNIMKKLHKANGLKRSNSAIEFDVSALTAANRRQIYSSNRSASSDQDNSDLSEHSEKSPLVSARLDNLARLFFSKSMPAETGSRDTIDSVLTTRPNNIKYQYSALDSGNGIVERSPRERAQRERALNATQEWIQSANGRYEVIAHLDEIGSRHGKNWFLVNDASVRTDRLLTLLPLPTDCVAFEDLPPNESARDILMELLGSLHHPYIYPVLDLGFLRNSSHNYACLVTPFNSRGSLKDLIFKAQWNEPWARKYTKKPNGLPVSQVQRLGRQILEALLFLKERGFPLHGHLHSGNVILQNGAARLSGIENGLLGVSSRNNAVTWSRSVTEIENVDIVCFGHLLYEMCTGQELTTPKPSVRVLEMELQHYPQIGQVLEILGLIFEPPSGVCPSVEDLVLCDLFRSIDLRELRGPCFSTIKPSLSRSTLNLLHAVKKRQCASLGNSFSEASSPCTPPTTPHDRRTGVPPAPYEVFRMY
- the LOC117779986 gene encoding slowpoke-binding protein isoform X2; this translates as MQDTCSEVAPPTLQSQEPELIISCRRQQQQQQQQQQQHHKQQQQHPQTAKPIQPAVQKIITRSQSSTSSSTHAAVHQLKQQQSLPNPLPQLQQATGEPHLSSHSHPNHHNHPHASKSVSILVYKTLNTVFKSSRKIIVRVCEVATTKKSFTMFKFNKAAQQQRLDNRASAVTGHDQFVRPPVPEKKVRNIMKKLHKANGLKRSNSAIEFDVSALTAANRRQIYSRPNNIKYQYSALDSGNGIVERSPRERAQRERALNATQEWIQSANGRYEVIAHLDEIGSRHGKNWFLVNDASVRTDRLLTLLPLPTDCVAFEDLPPNESARDILMELLGSLHHPYIYPVLDLGFLRNSSHNYACLVTPFNSRGSLKDLIFKAQWNEPWARKYTKKPNGLPVSQVQRLGRQILEALLFLKERGFPLHGHLHSGNVILQNGAARLSGIENGLLGVSSRNNAVTWSRSVTEIENVDIVCFGHLLYEMCTGQELTTPKPSVRVLEMELQHYPQIGQVLEILGLIFEPPSGVCPSVEDLVLCDLFRSIDLRELRGPCFSTIKPSLSRSTLNLLHAVKKRQCASLGNSFSEASSPCTPPTTPHDRRTGVPPAPYEVFRMY